In one window of Zygosaccharomyces rouxii strain CBS732 chromosome E complete sequence DNA:
- a CDS encoding uncharacterized protein (similar to uniprot|P53183 Saccharomyces cerevisiae YGL039W and similar to uniprot|P53111 Saccharomyces cerevisiae YGL157W), producing the protein MAVLVTGATGFIAQWVLDCLLKENYQVIGTVRSQEKGDKLHKQFGSPSKLSFEIVKDISDTEAFEPLFKKRGKEIDIVLHMASPCHFNTSDYEKDLLIPALNGTKGVLNAIKKYGDVKKVVVTSSYAAITDMVNSADGSLVFTEKDWNPATWERCQTDAVNAYCASKKFAEQAAWEFSKETGVSLTTINPVFVFGPQKFDEDVTSQLNTSNEIINGLIHSKPGDKLEPDYHSAYVDVRDVARAHLVAFQKDTTGERLGLSNGAFNCQSILDILNEKFPQLDNTKGPEPGMGDTKPGAVFDNRHSKEVLAFPFISLEQCVYDTVAQVLKKEGRL; encoded by the coding sequence ATGGCTGTTTTAGTTACAGGTGCTACAGGTTTTATCGCCCAATGGGTCTTGGATTGTTTgttaaaagagaattacCAGGTTATCGGTACTGTTAGATCTCAGGAGAAGGGAGACAAGTTGCACAAACAGTTTGGAAGTCCTTCGAAATTGAgctttgaaattgtaaagGATATTTCCGATACAGAAGCCTTTGAACctcttttcaagaaaagaggCAAAGAAATTGACATTGTGTTGCACATGGCATCACCATGTCACTTTAATACTAGCGACTATGAGAAGGACCTATTGATTCCTGCATTGAACGGTACAAAGGGTGTTCTCAATGCCATCAAAAAATATGGTGATGTGAAGAAGGTTGTTGTCACGTCATCTTATGCTGCGATTACAGATATGGTGAACTCAGCTGATGGTAGCCTTGTTTTCACTGAAAAGGATTGGAACCCTGCCACTTGGGAAAGATGTCAAACTGACGCCGTGAATGCCTACTGtgcttcaaagaaatttgcGGAACAGGCAGCTTGGGAATTTTCAAAGGAGACTGGTGTGTCACTGACCACTATCAACCCTGTTTTTGTGTTTGGACCTcagaaatttgatgaagatgttaCATCTCAGTTGAACACTTCGAATGAGATTATTAACGGGTTAATTCACAGCAAGCCAGGTGATAAACTTGAACCAGATTACCATTCTGCTTATGTGGATGTTCGTGATGTTGCAAGGGCTCATTTGGTTGCATTCCAAAAGGATACCACTGGTGAAAGGTTGGGTCTTTCCAACGGAGCATTTAACTGTCAGAGCATCCTTGATATATTGAATGAAAAGTTCCCACAGTTGGACAATACTAAGGGACCCGAACCTGGTATGGGAGATACAAAGCCTGGTGCTGTGTTTGACAACAGACACTCAAAGGAAGTGCTAGCATTTCCATTCATTAGCCTTGAGCAGTGTGTGTACGATACTGTGGCAcaggttttgaaaaaagaggGACGTTTGTAG